The ANME-2 cluster archaeon DNA window CCCTACGGTCGGATTAACTTGAGACCATGGACTTTGTCCAGGGTGTCTGATATAGTCGAACAAACATAAAGTCATTCTTTATGTACTACAAAAAAACTGCTATGAAAGGAATGGTATTATGAGAATTGCTATCCTTGGCGGAACGGGAAGCATTGGTGGCGGCCTGGCGCTCAGATGGGCTCTGGACCATGAGATCATTATCGGTTCCAGAATGTATGAAAAAGCCGAACTGACAGCCGATGAATACCGTAAGGTGCTGAAAGCTGCATCCGATAAGAGCTGCACCATTTCCGGATGCCTGAATGAAGACGCGGTAACAGATGCCGAAGTAATTGTATTGTCCGTACCCTATGAACATGTTGCAT harbors:
- a CDS encoding NAD(P)-binding domain-containing protein, whose product is MRIAILGGTGSIGGGLALRWALDHEIIIGSRMYEKAELTADEYRKVLKAASDKSCTISGCLNEDAVTDAEVIVLSVPYEHVA